A window of the Ostrea edulis chromosome 1, xbOstEdul1.1, whole genome shotgun sequence genome harbors these coding sequences:
- the LOC125656977 gene encoding N66 matrix protein-like gives MSRSLCILALTFGFSSALFDGRNRNGLNGMNNGLNGLNSNGLNGLNSNGMNGLNRNGFNDNWMNGLNANNWMNGLNANNWMNGLNGNNWMNNLNGNNWMNGLNGNNWMNGLNGNNWMNGLNSNGLNGLNNGLNGGSLMNTGRGRTMYG, from the exons ATGTCACGATCTTTGTGCATTCTTGCCCTCACATTTGGATTTTCAAGCGCTCTTTTTGATG GAAGAAATAGAAATGGTTTAAACGGTATGAACAACGGCTTGAATGGTTTGAACAGTAACGGCTTGAATGGTTTGAACAGTAACGGAATGAATGGTTTGAACAGGAATGGATTCAACGACAACTGGATGAATGGCCTGAACGCGAACAACTGGATGAATGGCCTGAACGCGAACAACTGGATGAATGGCCTGAACGGGAACAACTGGATGAATAATCTTAATGGCAATAACTGGATGAATGGCCTGAACGGGAACAACTGGATGAATGGCCTGAACGGGAACAACTGGATGAATGGCCTGAATAGCAATGGTCTTAATGGATTAAACAACGGGTTGAACGGTGGATCCCTAATGAATACTGGGCGTGGGAGAACCATGTACGGATAG